The Mucilaginibacter mallensis genome has a segment encoding these proteins:
- a CDS encoding DUF5703 domain-containing protein has protein sequence MKLRFLLLCILASLSFFKSDAQTEELSAYNLTWTSQSKNSGESMPCGGGDIGLNVWVENGELYFYVSKSGTFDENNTFLKLGRVTIKLFPNPFGGTDFSQQLHLQDGSVIIDGKNGNLSTQVKLWVDVYRPVVHVEINSSEPIKTEADYESWRYRDRNANGLENNQDSRKWSKDGVVKTLKDNITFKNNMVQFYHQNQDSTVFDATVHEQGMDAVKSGMFNPLAHLVFGGMLKADGMQAAGTNEGKYQNTDFEGWRLQSTKAKTTQNIEVYLNTSYVNSSQLWAQKLDSVVRDAASNRKTALQNTQNWWKQYWERSYIFINPDNTNPQSPEWQAGRNYQLFRYMLGCNAYGTYPTKFNGGLFTYDPVNVDTTYKFTPDFRNWGGGLMTAQNQRLVYWPMLKSGDLDMMKPQFDFYLRSLHNAELRSKVYWGHNGACFTEQIENFGLPNMGEYGLKRPTNFDKGVEYNAWLEYTWDTALEFCQMMLETEHYTGKDIKPYIPFIESCLTFFNEHYQYLAKKRDINIFDANGHLVLFPGSSGETYKMAYNSTSTIAALQTVLTTLLKLPPQYLTDAERKNWEIMLKRIPPINFTQIEGHKTIAPAKSWERINNIESMQLYPVFPWGIYGVGKPDLDVAINTWKYDTLAIEFRSGIGWKQDNIFAARMGLIKEAADLTVFKLKNSGRRFPAFWGPGFDWTPDHNWGGSGMIGLQEMLMQVDDKKIYLFPAWPKTWNVHFKLHAPYNTTVEATVKNGKVESLTVLPKEREKDIINML, from the coding sequence ATGAAGCTTAGATTTTTGCTCTTGTGCATCCTCGCCAGTCTGTCTTTTTTTAAGTCTGATGCACAAACAGAGGAATTGAGCGCTTATAATTTAACATGGACAAGCCAAAGTAAGAATTCCGGCGAATCCATGCCCTGCGGTGGTGGGGATATCGGCCTGAATGTTTGGGTGGAAAATGGTGAGCTATACTTCTATGTTTCAAAAAGCGGCACATTTGATGAGAATAACACTTTTTTGAAACTTGGTCGTGTAACGATCAAATTATTCCCTAACCCATTTGGCGGCACTGACTTTTCGCAACAACTGCATTTACAGGATGGCTCGGTCATCATTGATGGTAAAAACGGCAATTTAAGCACACAGGTAAAGCTTTGGGTTGATGTTTATCGCCCGGTTGTGCATGTAGAGATCAACAGCAGTGAGCCCATAAAAACCGAAGCTGATTATGAAAGCTGGCGTTACCGCGACCGCAACGCAAATGGCCTCGAAAACAACCAGGATTCGCGTAAATGGTCGAAAGATGGGGTTGTAAAAACACTTAAGGATAATATCACCTTTAAAAATAACATGGTACAATTCTATCATCAAAACCAGGATTCAACAGTTTTTGATGCTACTGTACATGAGCAAGGCATGGATGCGGTAAAATCCGGAATGTTTAACCCGCTTGCTCATCTGGTCTTCGGCGGTATGTTGAAAGCCGATGGTATGCAAGCTGCCGGAACAAACGAAGGCAAATATCAAAATACCGATTTTGAGGGCTGGCGGCTGCAAAGCACCAAGGCAAAAACAACACAAAATATCGAGGTATATTTAAACACAAGCTATGTAAACTCATCTCAATTATGGGCGCAAAAACTGGATAGTGTTGTTCGTGACGCTGCCTCAAACAGAAAAACAGCTTTACAAAACACACAAAATTGGTGGAAACAATATTGGGAACGCAGTTATATATTCATCAATCCGGATAATACTAACCCACAAAGTCCAGAATGGCAGGCCGGGCGCAATTACCAATTGTTCAGGTATATGCTGGGGTGTAATGCGTATGGTACTTATCCAACAAAATTTAACGGCGGCTTATTTACTTATGACCCCGTAAATGTTGATACCACTTATAAATTCACACCCGATTTCAGGAACTGGGGCGGCGGCTTAATGACCGCGCAAAACCAGCGTTTAGTTTACTGGCCCATGCTTAAAAGCGGCGATCTCGACATGATGAAACCGCAGTTTGATTTCTACTTACGATCATTACACAATGCCGAACTGCGTAGCAAAGTTTACTGGGGGCATAATGGTGCTTGCTTTACCGAACAAATTGAAAACTTCGGCTTGCCAAACATGGGCGAATACGGATTAAAACGCCCTACAAATTTTGATAAGGGTGTAGAATATAATGCCTGGCTTGAATATACGTGGGATACTGCATTGGAATTTTGCCAGATGATGCTCGAAACAGAACACTACACGGGCAAAGATATTAAACCATACATTCCGTTTATTGAAAGTTGCCTTACCTTTTTTAATGAGCATTACCAGTATCTTGCAAAAAAACGTGATATAAACATTTTTGATGCAAATGGCCATTTGGTGCTGTTTCCCGGTTCATCGGGCGAGACCTATAAAATGGCTTATAACTCTACCTCAACTATAGCCGCGCTGCAAACTGTACTTACTACCCTGCTGAAATTACCGCCGCAATATTTAACCGATGCGGAACGAAAAAATTGGGAAATCATGCTTAAACGCATCCCACCTATTAACTTTACACAGATAGAAGGGCACAAAACCATCGCTCCGGCCAAAAGCTGGGAGCGGATAAATAATATAGAGAGTATGCAGCTTTACCCGGTTTTCCCATGGGGAATTTACGGTGTAGGTAAGCCTGATCTGGATGTAGCCATTAACACCTGGAAATATGATACACTGGCTATAGAATTCAGGAGCGGCATTGGCTGGAAACAGGATAATATTTTTGCTGCGCGGATGGGATTGATTAAAGAAGCCGCTGATCTTACCGTGTTTAAGCTTAAGAACTCCGGTCGTCGTTTTCCTGCTTTTTGGGGACCGGGTTTTGACTGGACACCAGACCATAATTGGGGCGGTTCAGGCATGATAGGTTTACAGGAAATGCTGATGCAGGTTGATGATAAAAAGATCTATCTGTTCCCGGCATGGCCCAAAACATGGAACGTACATTTTAAACTGCACGCCCCTTACAACACCACTGTTGAAGCCACCGTTAAAAATGGTAAGGTTGAATCGCTTACCGTTTTGCCTAAGGAACGCGAAAAAGATATTATCAATATGCTTTAG
- a CDS encoding aceric acid hydrolase, translating into MNLMIKSVLIRLAIVIIGILGVKSAYAQDKALVNTSASPYAKLSSVNMGDVSWTTGFWADRFKVCRETMIPNLWKIYSDPKMGHAIQNFEIAAGLDTGSHVGPPFQDGDFYKLFEAVAAMYSATHDPKLDQLMDNTIALFAKAQRADGYIHTPTSIEERNHPKQSKAFEDRLNFETYNLGHLMTAACVHYRATGKRNFLDIAIKATDYLYNFYKTASPELARNAICPSHYMGVVEMYRTTHDPKYLELAKNLIDIRGLMKDGTDDNQDRIPFRQQTAATGHAVRANYLYAGAADVYAETGDTTLLHTLNLVWNDVVNRKMYITGGCGALYDGVSPDGTSYLLKDVQEVHQAYGRDYQLPNFTAHNETCASVGNVLWNWRMLQLTGDAKYADVMELTLYNGMLSGISLDGKSFFYTNPLSVDDDLPFRDRWSRDRVGYIAYSDCCPPNVVRTIAEVSNYAYNISGKGLWFNLYGGNKLSTKLKDGSPIKLTQTTDYPWNGNIKIHFDETLGKEFSAFLRIPGWCKSATLMINGKPVGIKLISGEYVAVTRNWKIGDEMELQLPMPVKMMEANPLVEETRNQVAVKRGPIVYCLESVDLPKGKKIADIALSPKAKLKPQLIKIANCDIMSLTGVADIRDENNWNNNLYKEVSLANPNTKLNIRLIPYYAWDNRGHVNMETWIPFDR; encoded by the coding sequence ATGAATTTGATGATAAAGAGTGTGTTGATTAGACTGGCAATAGTAATAATTGGGATTTTAGGTGTTAAAAGCGCGTATGCACAGGATAAGGCGCTGGTAAATACATCCGCCAGTCCATATGCTAAGCTAAGCAGTGTAAATATGGGTGATGTAAGCTGGACAACTGGTTTTTGGGCCGACCGTTTTAAAGTTTGCCGTGAGACCATGATTCCGAATTTATGGAAGATATACAGCGATCCGAAAATGGGTCATGCCATTCAAAACTTTGAAATTGCTGCAGGGCTAGATACCGGTTCACACGTGGGGCCGCCATTTCAGGATGGGGATTTTTATAAGTTATTTGAAGCAGTAGCAGCCATGTATTCTGCTACGCACGACCCAAAGCTCGACCAGTTGATGGATAATACCATCGCGCTTTTTGCTAAGGCGCAACGTGCTGATGGCTATATACACACGCCTACATCAATCGAAGAACGCAATCACCCCAAGCAGTCAAAAGCATTTGAAGACAGGCTGAATTTTGAAACTTATAATCTTGGGCATTTAATGACAGCTGCCTGTGTACATTACCGGGCTACAGGAAAAAGGAATTTTCTGGATATCGCCATAAAAGCAACTGACTATCTATACAATTTTTATAAAACCGCCTCGCCGGAGCTGGCACGCAATGCTATTTGCCCATCGCATTACATGGGCGTAGTGGAGATGTACCGCACTACACATGATCCCAAATACCTCGAACTGGCTAAAAACCTGATCGATATTCGTGGCTTAATGAAGGACGGTACAGATGATAACCAGGATCGTATCCCATTCAGGCAGCAAACCGCGGCAACAGGACATGCCGTAAGGGCGAACTATTTATATGCCGGCGCTGCGGACGTATATGCTGAAACAGGTGATACCACTTTACTGCACACCCTCAATTTGGTTTGGAATGATGTGGTTAACCGCAAAATGTATATTACCGGGGGATGTGGTGCCTTATACGATGGCGTATCACCCGATGGTACATCATATCTTTTAAAAGATGTACAGGAAGTGCACCAGGCTTACGGCCGCGATTACCAGCTGCCAAATTTTACCGCCCACAACGAAACCTGTGCCAGCGTAGGCAATGTGCTATGGAACTGGCGGATGTTACAACTTACCGGCGATGCCAAATATGCTGATGTAATGGAGCTTACCTTGTATAATGGAATGCTATCGGGGATAAGTTTAGATGGAAAAAGCTTTTTTTATACAAATCCATTGAGCGTTGATGATGACTTGCCGTTCAGGGACAGGTGGTCGAGGGATAGGGTGGGTTATATTGCTTACTCAGATTGTTGCCCGCCAAACGTAGTGCGTACTATTGCAGAGGTAAGTAATTATGCTTACAATATATCCGGTAAAGGCCTGTGGTTTAACCTATATGGTGGCAATAAATTATCTACTAAACTAAAAGATGGTTCGCCGATAAAATTAACCCAGACAACGGATTATCCGTGGAACGGAAATATCAAGATCCACTTTGATGAAACACTGGGAAAAGAATTTTCTGCTTTTTTACGCATCCCTGGTTGGTGCAAAAGTGCGACGTTAATGATTAATGGGAAGCCTGTGGGTATTAAACTAATCTCTGGTGAATACGTTGCTGTAACCCGTAACTGGAAAATAGGTGATGAAATGGAATTGCAATTGCCTATGCCTGTAAAAATGATGGAAGCAAATCCACTGGTAGAAGAAACCCGCAACCAGGTAGCCGTAAAACGTGGCCCGATAGTTTATTGCCTAGAATCAGTTGATTTGCCAAAGGGGAAAAAGATAGCTGACATAGCGCTATCACCAAAAGCAAAACTGAAACCGCAGTTAATAAAAATTGCTAACTGTGATATTATGAGTTTAACCGGCGTTGCTGATATAAGGGATGAAAATAACTGGAACAATAATCTGTATAAAGAAGTTTCATTAGCTAACCCAAATACCAAACTCAACATTCGGTTAATACCCTATTATGCCTGGGATAATCGCGGGCATGTAAATATGGAAACCTGGATACCTTTCGATAGGTAA
- a CDS encoding glycosyl hydrolase yields MKKLILVIVIYVCCLNWFALQGYAQSKTKPADELTQAFLHPPEAAKPWIYWYWMQASVSKAGITADLESIKEEGIEGAYLMPIKGPANPPYMSPPIEQLSKPWWEMVKFAMSEADRLGIKLALHDCDGFAVAGGPWITPELSMQKIVSSKTWVSGGKMYHDTLTKPQSYKGYYKDIKIFAYPSPQGSGISTKTIVPKVTASTHVDVQYLAVPGNKTSFASSEPCWIQLSFEQPFTCRSLIIHTNASNYESERLLVETSDDGINFKPLTRLDPPRHGWQDGDAPITNEIIPTTAKYFRFVYDKAGSEPGSEDLDFAKWKLSLRLSGIELSAEPRIHQYEGKTGEVWRVSKRTNTQQLPDDLCVPQDKIIDITDKLDASGKLNWDVPAGNWTILRIGHTSTGHTNATGGAGAGLECDKFNPAAVTLQFNSWFGEAVKQAGPELANRVLKIFHVDSWEAGSQNWSDNFAVEFKKRRGYDLMPYLPVMAGVPVQSASVSEKVLSDVRQTIAELVSDKFFGTMAKLAHAQGCSFSAESVAPTMVSDGMLHYSQVDIPMGEFWLRSPTHDKPNDILDAVSGGHIYGKNIIQAEAFTELRLMWDENPAMLKAIADREFALGINRFTFHVDVHNPWLDRKPGMTLDGIGTFFQRDQTWWKPGKAWVQYLQRCQAMLQMGYPVTDIAVFTGEETPRRAILPDRLVSTLPGIFGGERVNAEAIRLANKGEPMRTIPDGVNSSANMAEPQQWINPLRGYAYDSFNLDALLRLATVRNGRIELPGGASYGVLVIPGVHPISPDSSLMSPRVIRKIQQLIKNGATVIWDTHPTQAPGMADDAVVKQVANELLNASGTKGRVITGPYTDESFDKLGIERDVIVTDSTGAFVANIAWNHRAGSGFDSYFISNQEFQQRTITLSLRTSGKVPELFDPLTGEIKTAGNWKIVNGRTVLSIKLDASGSVFIVLRKSVAIASVSKHQNWPSIKPVQTLKETWVVKFDKASGGPEQPVVFNDLDDWSKNGNDAIKYYSGTASYSQRFNWQGNKQAGDIWLDLGKVANLADVYVNGIHCGTAWTYPYRVNIGKALKNDKNEIRIEVSNTWANRLIGDHTLPKEKQITWTNAVYRLDGKPLLPAGLLGPIQIIKLDY; encoded by the coding sequence ATGAAGAAGCTCATCCTTGTAATAGTAATTTATGTGTGTTGCCTTAACTGGTTTGCCTTGCAGGGATATGCGCAATCGAAAACTAAACCGGCCGACGAGCTTACACAAGCCTTTTTACATCCACCCGAAGCCGCAAAACCGTGGATCTATTGGTACTGGATGCAGGCCAGCGTGAGTAAAGCAGGTATAACCGCCGACCTGGAATCAATCAAAGAAGAAGGGATTGAGGGTGCTTACCTGATGCCTATAAAAGGCCCGGCAAACCCGCCTTACATGTCACCGCCTATTGAGCAGTTAAGCAAACCCTGGTGGGAAATGGTAAAATTTGCCATGAGCGAAGCTGACAGATTGGGTATAAAACTTGCCCTGCATGATTGTGATGGCTTTGCTGTAGCCGGTGGGCCATGGATCACACCCGAACTCTCCATGCAAAAAATAGTATCGTCAAAAACATGGGTAAGCGGTGGTAAAATGTACCATGATACCTTAACTAAACCACAGAGTTATAAAGGCTATTATAAGGATATTAAAATATTTGCTTATCCATCGCCGCAAGGCAGTGGTATAAGTACTAAAACTATTGTTCCTAAAGTTACGGCCAGTACTCATGTCGATGTGCAATACCTGGCTGTGCCCGGCAATAAAACAAGCTTTGCCAGCAGCGAACCATGTTGGATCCAGCTATCATTTGAGCAGCCATTCACCTGCAGGTCGTTAATCATTCATACTAATGCCAGTAACTATGAATCGGAAAGGTTGTTGGTTGAAACTAGCGACGATGGCATAAACTTTAAACCACTAACCCGCCTTGACCCGCCACGCCATGGCTGGCAGGATGGCGATGCGCCCATCACTAATGAAATTATACCTACTACTGCAAAATATTTTCGGTTTGTATATGATAAGGCAGGATCGGAACCGGGGTCAGAAGACCTGGATTTTGCCAAATGGAAACTTTCTTTAAGGTTATCAGGCATTGAACTATCTGCAGAACCGAGGATCCATCAATATGAAGGCAAAACCGGGGAAGTTTGGCGGGTAAGTAAGCGTACTAATACCCAGCAATTGCCAGATGATTTGTGTGTACCACAGGATAAAATTATTGATATTACTGATAAATTGGATGCGAGCGGCAAGCTAAACTGGGATGTTCCCGCAGGCAACTGGACAATCCTGCGCATTGGCCATACCTCAACCGGGCATACCAATGCAACCGGCGGTGCAGGAGCAGGATTAGAGTGCGATAAATTTAACCCGGCTGCAGTTACACTGCAATTCAATAGCTGGTTTGGAGAGGCGGTTAAACAGGCCGGGCCTGAACTGGCTAATCGTGTGTTAAAGATCTTTCATGTGGATAGCTGGGAGGCGGGCAGTCAGAATTGGTCGGATAATTTTGCTGTGGAATTTAAAAAACGCCGGGGATATGACCTGATGCCATATTTGCCTGTAATGGCTGGTGTACCGGTGCAAAGTGCATCAGTCTCTGAAAAAGTATTGAGCGATGTAAGGCAAACCATAGCCGAATTAGTATCGGATAAATTTTTTGGCACCATGGCTAAGCTGGCGCATGCGCAGGGGTGCAGCTTCAGTGCGGAAAGTGTTGCGCCAACCATGGTGAGCGATGGCATGCTGCATTACAGTCAGGTTGACATACCTATGGGCGAATTCTGGTTACGCAGCCCTACGCATGATAAACCAAATGATATTCTTGATGCAGTTTCGGGTGGGCATATCTATGGTAAAAATATTATACAGGCAGAAGCATTTACAGAGTTGCGCCTGATGTGGGATGAAAACCCTGCCATGCTTAAAGCCATTGCCGACAGGGAGTTTGCTTTAGGTATTAACCGCTTTACATTCCATGTGGATGTGCATAATCCATGGCTTGATCGTAAACCGGGGATGACACTGGACGGTATTGGCACCTTCTTTCAGAGAGATCAAACCTGGTGGAAACCCGGTAAGGCTTGGGTGCAATACCTGCAACGCTGCCAGGCTATGCTGCAAATGGGCTACCCGGTTACAGATATAGCCGTTTTTACAGGCGAGGAAACGCCTCGTCGTGCTATTTTACCCGATCGTTTGGTTAGCACTTTACCCGGCATATTTGGTGGGGAAAGAGTAAATGCAGAAGCTATCCGCCTTGCCAATAAAGGTGAACCCATGCGCACTATTCCCGATGGCGTAAATAGTTCGGCAAATATGGCTGAGCCACAACAATGGATAAACCCTCTGCGTGGCTATGCTTACGACTCGTTTAATCTGGATGCTTTATTAAGATTAGCAACGGTTCGAAATGGCAGGATTGAATTACCTGGCGGAGCAAGCTATGGTGTATTGGTGATACCGGGCGTACATCCGATATCGCCGGATAGTAGTTTGATGTCGCCGCGGGTCATAAGGAAAATACAGCAGTTGATTAAGAATGGTGCGACTGTGATTTGGGATACCCACCCAACACAAGCGCCTGGCATGGCTGATGATGCTGTTGTTAAACAGGTGGCTAATGAATTATTAAACGCATCAGGCACAAAAGGTAGAGTAATTACCGGGCCTTATACGGATGAAAGCTTTGATAAATTGGGGATAGAGAGGGATGTTATCGTTACTGACTCCACAGGAGCATTTGTAGCAAACATTGCCTGGAATCACAGGGCGGGTTCGGGATTTGATAGTTATTTTATTTCGAACCAGGAATTCCAACAGCGAACCATTACACTGTCATTAAGAACATCAGGCAAAGTGCCTGAATTATTTGACCCGCTTACAGGCGAGATAAAAACTGCAGGTAACTGGAAAATTGTAAATGGCAGGACGGTATTGTCCATAAAGCTGGATGCCAGCGGATCGGTGTTTATAGTTTTACGAAAATCTGTAGCTATCGCCTCAGTTTCAAAACATCAAAACTGGCCAAGCATAAAGCCGGTGCAAACACTTAAAGAAACATGGGTAGTAAAGTTTGATAAAGCATCTGGCGGCCCGGAACAGCCTGTTGTTTTTAATGATTTGGATGATTGGAGCAAAAATGGCAATGATGCCATAAAGTATTATTCAGGAACGGCAAGTTATAGCCAGCGCTTCAATTGGCAGGGTAATAAGCAAGCTGGTGATATATGGCTCGATCTGGGCAAAGTAGCCAACCTTGCCGATGTGTATGTTAACGGCATCCATTGCGGCACCGCGTGGACCTATCCTTACCGTGTTAACATCGGCAAGGCCTTAAAGAATGACAAAAATGAGATCAGGATCGAGGTTTCAAACACCTGGGCTAACCGCTTAATTGGTGATCATACTTTGCCTAAAGAGAAGCAAATCACTTGGACAAATGCTGTGTACAGGCTGGATGGCAAACCTTTGCTGCCTGCCGGATTATTGGGCCCGATACAAATAATAAAACTGGATTATTAA